GGAACCGTGTGAGGACTCCAGAGCGCTACGAACGGGGTGATGTGGCAAAGGGCTTTGCTGAAGCGGATGTGGTTCTGGAGCAGACGTACCGAACAGACTGCCAGATCCATACGCCCGTGGAGACGCATGGTTGCGTGGCGAGATGGGACGGCAATGAGTTGACCGTGTGGGAGTCGACGCAGGGCGTCTACGGCGTGCAGGCGCAGATCGCCGAGATACTCGGTCTTCCTCTTTCCAAGGTACGGGTCATCGGCCACTACATGGGAGGCGGATTCGGGGCCAAGTTGCAGACCGACAAATCCACGATCATTGCGGCGCTTCTTGCCAAAAGGACGCGCAGGCCGGTCAAGATCTTCCTCACCCGAGAGGAGACCTATCTTGCCGTGGGCAACAGGCCCGCAGCAAACATGCGGCTTAAGGCAGGTATCAAGAAGAACGGCACGCTCACAGCGCTAGAATTCTCGATCCTCGGAAGTGGTGGGGCCTACGCCGCCGGCGGTACCGGGGCGGTCGATTCTCTGGTCAAAGATCTGTACCTGTGTCCCAACGTGCGCACGGAAGCTACCGACGTCTATATGAACGCGGGACCTGCCCGTGCTTTCCGCGCCCCGGGGCATCCTCAGGGGGCCTGGGCACTGGAACAGATGATGGACGCTTTAAGTGAGGCCATCGGCATGGACCCCGTTGAGATGAGGCTTAAGAATATACCGCTTAAGAACCAATCGAGGCCGGGCACTCCTCCGTATACGTCCACGGGTCTCAAACAATGTTTGGAAGAGGGCGCGAAGGCCTTTCGGTGGCGTGAGACTCGCCTTGAGATTTCCCGGTCACAGAAGAATGCACCTGTGAGGAGGGGCTTGGGCATGGCGAGCTGTCTCTGGTCGGTGGGAGGCGGACGTCCGCCATCTACCATTATCGTCAAACTCTTCTCGGACGGGAGCGCCAACCTGAATATGGGCGCGAGCGATCTGGGCACGGGCACCAAGACGGTAATGGCCATGGTGATCGCCGAGGAACTGGGGATTAAGCCGGAGGTGATCGCTATCGAACACGCGGATACCGGCACGACCCAGTATGCCACCCCCAGCGGAGGAAGCAAGACCGTGCCCACGGAATCCCCCGCGGTGAGGGCGGCAGCCATCGACGTGAAGCAACAGCTCTTGAAAATAGCTGCG
This genomic stretch from Syntrophorhabdaceae bacterium harbors:
- a CDS encoding xanthine dehydrogenase family protein molybdopterin-binding subunit, with product MANERDYYIESIPIPETPAPGVAPKPWGKTRVVGRAQPKVDAYERLSGKAIYPSDVSLPGMLYGAILRSPHANAVVRKVDVSAASSMEGVRGVLSAASSGVDLLWPYGRSQRFKLFDPNCRYEGEVVAAVAADTPYKAWDAVRAIKVEYDTLPFVADESLALSPNTQKVQPEGNRVRTPERYERGDVAKGFAEADVVLEQTYRTDCQIHTPVETHGCVARWDGNELTVWESTQGVYGVQAQIAEILGLPLSKVRVIGHYMGGGFGAKLQTDKSTIIAALLAKRTRRPVKIFLTREETYLAVGNRPAANMRLKAGIKKNGTLTALEFSILGSGGAYAAGGTGAVDSLVKDLYLCPNVRTEATDVYMNAGPARAFRAPGHPQGAWALEQMMDALSEAIGMDPVEMRLKNIPLKNQSRPGTPPYTSTGLKQCLEEGAKAFRWRETRLEISRSQKNAPVRRGLGMASCLWSVGGGRPPSTIIVKLFSDGSANLNMGASDLGTGTKTVMAMVIAEELGIKPEVIAIEHADTGTTQYATPSGGSKTVPTESPAVRAAAIDVKQQLLKIAAQELETDPASVSLESGFAVSTKNPSKKVLFSDLKGLKDRGVIVGIGYRAPNPEGFAINPFCAQFCEVEVNTETGEVKILRFVS